One Rhodospirillales bacterium genomic window, CAACACGCGCTGCGCTACCGGCCGGACCGCATCGTCCTCGGCGAGGTGCGCAGCGGCGACGCGGCGCTGGAGATGCTGTTCGCCTGCAACACCGGCCACAGCGGGAGTTTCGGGACCAGTCATGCCACCAGCGCGCTCGACGCGCTCGGCCGCCTCGAGGACCTGTGCTCCACCATCTGCCCACCAGCCGCCCGCCGGGCAATCGCCACGGCGATCGGCTGCGTCGTTTCGTCCAGCGGACAATGACCGGCCGGGCAATCACGAGGTGCTGTACGTCGACGGCTGGCAGGACGGCACGGCTATGTCACGCGCTCGATGTGAGCGAG contains:
- the tadA gene encoding Flp pilus assembly complex ATPase component TadA, which translates into the protein MAIEAPDHVRFLTSPQIGMQRLVQHALRYRPDRIVLGEVRSGDAALEMLFACNTGHSGSFGTSHATSALDALGRLEDLCSTICPPAARRAIATAIGCVVSSSGQ